One genomic region from Curtobacterium sp. 9128 encodes:
- a CDS encoding zinc-binding dehydrogenase, whose protein sequence is MSTTTQTTASTTADTTIPTTMRAVVVHGPGDYRLETRPVPTPGPGELLLRTDAVGICASDLKCYHGAAKFWGDENRPAWAEKDRIPGHEFVGTIVSGDDDTLTKRKVSIGDRIACEQIVPCWECKYCLEGAYWMCNVHDMFGFKGYDGAMAEYVLVPAKALTHPVSHALPGQIAAFAEPLSCAFHAVERGDIKFGDTVVIAGAGPIGLSAIAGARQKNPLRIIALDVVDAKLELARKVGADLTINIANEDAVARVKELTDGYGADVYIEATGHPSAVPQGLNLLRKLGTFVEYSVFKDNVSVDWSIISDDKELDIRGAHLGPHTWPAAIKLIETETLPMSEICTHQFPLERFQEALDLVGDSAGASVKVSIIPSMS, encoded by the coding sequence ATGTCGACGACGACGCAGACCACGGCCAGCACCACGGCCGACACGACCATCCCGACGACGATGCGTGCCGTCGTCGTCCACGGCCCTGGCGACTACCGCCTCGAGACCCGCCCCGTGCCGACACCCGGTCCCGGAGAGCTCCTGCTCCGCACGGACGCGGTCGGCATCTGCGCGAGCGACCTGAAGTGCTACCACGGCGCCGCGAAGTTCTGGGGCGACGAGAACCGCCCGGCGTGGGCCGAGAAGGACCGCATCCCCGGGCACGAGTTCGTCGGCACGATCGTCTCCGGCGACGACGACACGCTCACCAAGCGCAAGGTCTCGATCGGTGACCGCATCGCCTGCGAGCAGATCGTGCCGTGCTGGGAGTGCAAGTACTGCCTCGAGGGCGCGTACTGGATGTGCAACGTGCACGACATGTTCGGTTTCAAGGGCTACGACGGCGCGATGGCCGAGTACGTCCTCGTCCCGGCCAAGGCGCTGACGCACCCGGTGTCGCACGCCCTGCCCGGCCAGATCGCCGCCTTCGCCGAGCCCCTCTCGTGCGCCTTCCACGCCGTCGAGCGCGGCGACATCAAGTTCGGCGACACCGTCGTGATCGCCGGCGCCGGCCCGATCGGCCTGTCCGCCATCGCCGGTGCCCGTCAGAAGAACCCGCTGCGCATCATCGCGCTCGACGTCGTCGACGCCAAGCTGGAGCTCGCCCGCAAGGTCGGCGCCGACCTGACGATCAACATCGCGAACGAGGACGCCGTCGCCCGCGTCAAGGAACTCACCGACGGCTACGGCGCCGACGTCTACATCGAGGCGACCGGCCACCCGTCCGCGGTGCCGCAGGGACTCAACCTGCTCCGCAAGCTCGGCACGTTCGTCGAGTACTCGGTCTTCAAGGACAACGTCTCCGTCGACTGGTCGATCATCTCCGACGACAAGGAGCTCGACATCCGCGGTGCCCACCTCGGCCCGCACACCTGGCCGGCGGCGATCAAGCTGATCGAGACCGAGACGCTGCCGATGTCGGAGATCTGCACGCACCAGTTCCCGCTCGAGCGGTTCCAGGAGGCCCTCGACCTGGTCGGCGACTCCGCCGGCGCCAGCGTCAAGGTCTCGATCATCCCGTCGATGTCCTGA
- a CDS encoding ABC transporter permease encodes MSQPETVTTAPARTSRPFALLGSELALVFRRRRTWAMLGALALVPILIAVAVRLTTGDDSGGPAFLGDITNNGLFVSFTALTVSIPLFLPLTVGVVAGDTVAGEASHGTIRYLLVAPTGRLRFILVKYAGAVAFCLAATLLIVIVGAAIGAVLFPIGPVTLLSGTQVDGWSYAGRALLLALYVTLSMLGLSAIGLFASTLTNVPVGAMASTVVLAGVSQVLDQLPQLDWLHPYLFSHQWLGFGDLLRDPIAFDSFGSNALLQLGYIAVFGTLAYGRFATKDVLS; translated from the coding sequence ATGTCGCAGCCTGAGACCGTCACGACCGCACCTGCCCGGACGTCTCGTCCGTTCGCGTTGCTCGGCTCCGAACTGGCACTCGTGTTCCGGCGCCGCCGCACCTGGGCGATGCTCGGCGCACTGGCGCTGGTCCCGATCCTCATCGCCGTCGCCGTGCGGCTGACGACCGGCGACGACTCCGGCGGTCCGGCGTTCCTCGGCGACATCACGAACAACGGCCTGTTCGTGTCGTTCACGGCGCTCACGGTGTCGATCCCGCTGTTCCTGCCGCTGACCGTGGGTGTCGTCGCCGGCGACACCGTCGCGGGTGAAGCGAGCCACGGCACGATCCGGTACCTGCTCGTCGCCCCGACCGGACGCCTGCGGTTCATCCTCGTGAAGTACGCCGGAGCGGTCGCGTTCTGCCTCGCGGCGACGCTGCTGATCGTCATCGTCGGCGCGGCGATCGGTGCCGTGCTGTTCCCGATCGGACCGGTGACGCTGCTGTCCGGCACGCAGGTCGACGGATGGTCGTACGCGGGTCGGGCGCTGCTGCTCGCGCTCTACGTGACGTTGTCGATGCTCGGGCTGTCGGCGATCGGGCTCTTCGCGTCCACGCTGACGAACGTCCCGGTCGGCGCGATGGCCTCGACCGTCGTCCTCGCCGGCGTCTCCCAGGTCCTCGACCAGCTCCCGCAGCTCGACTGGCTGCACCCCTACCTGTTCTCACACCAGTGGCTCGGGTTCGGCGATCTGCTCCGCGACCCGATCGCGTTCGACTCGTTCGGCAGCAACGCCCTGCTGCAGCTCGGTTACATCGCGGTGTTCGGCACGCTGGCGTACGGCCGCTTCGCCACGAAGGACGTCCTCAGCTGA
- a CDS encoding FGGY family carbohydrate kinase, whose protein sequence is MRAVLGLDIGTSSTKALLVRVDGTVIAEVGRHHDVDRPEQGLVEMDAAVWWDEFRELTRELLALAPDAVVESVGVSGIGPCVLLTDDAGDPLRPAILYGVDTRTSGMLDDLTAELGGEDVVRARCGSALSTQAAGAKLAWVARNEPEVWARSARFTMPSSRIVELLTGEYVLDHHSASQTTPLYDVHTNEWIPEWCARIAPDLPMPRLLWSGDAAGTVTDEAAAATGLPAGIPVTAGTIDAWAEGVSVGESGPGRMFLQYGTTMFMIVPTDAPTSVPGMWTTVGTHPGQPSVSGGMATSGAITEWLRKLVDGDWPSMLGEADAAGIGANGLLMLPYFAGERTPIADPDARGVIAGLTVRHTRGDLYRATLEATAYAVRHNVEVLREAGVPVRELVGAGGGLLGRLWPTIVSDVTGLPQTIPSVTVGASYGSAFLAAALVADVDIRRWNPPVTVIEPDPDAHAAYGPGYEDYRELYEATKSVVHRLAARG, encoded by the coding sequence ATGCGGGCGGTGCTCGGTCTGGACATCGGGACGTCGAGCACGAAGGCACTGCTCGTGCGGGTCGACGGCACCGTGATCGCCGAGGTCGGCCGCCACCACGACGTCGACCGACCCGAGCAGGGACTCGTCGAGATGGACGCCGCCGTCTGGTGGGACGAGTTCCGCGAGCTGACGCGGGAGCTCCTCGCGCTGGCACCCGACGCAGTCGTCGAGTCCGTCGGGGTCAGCGGCATCGGCCCGTGCGTGCTCCTCACCGACGACGCCGGCGACCCGCTCCGCCCGGCGATCCTCTACGGCGTCGACACCCGGACGTCCGGCATGCTCGACGACCTGACGGCGGAGCTCGGCGGCGAGGACGTCGTCCGTGCACGCTGCGGATCGGCGCTCAGCACCCAGGCGGCCGGCGCGAAGCTCGCCTGGGTCGCGCGGAACGAACCCGAGGTGTGGGCGAGGTCCGCGCGCTTCACGATGCCCTCGTCCCGGATCGTCGAACTGCTCACGGGGGAGTACGTCCTCGACCACCACTCGGCGAGCCAGACGACCCCGCTCTACGACGTCCACACGAACGAGTGGATCCCCGAGTGGTGCGCGCGGATCGCACCCGACCTGCCCATGCCCCGACTGCTCTGGTCCGGTGACGCCGCCGGGACGGTGACCGACGAGGCGGCCGCGGCCACGGGCCTCCCGGCGGGGATCCCCGTGACCGCGGGGACCATCGACGCGTGGGCCGAGGGCGTGAGCGTCGGTGAGTCCGGGCCGGGACGGATGTTCCTGCAGTACGGCACCACGATGTTCATGATCGTCCCGACCGACGCGCCCACGTCGGTGCCGGGGATGTGGACGACGGTCGGGACGCACCCCGGCCAGCCGTCGGTGTCCGGGGGGATGGCGACCTCCGGCGCGATCACGGAGTGGCTCCGCAAGCTCGTGGACGGCGACTGGCCGTCCATGCTGGGCGAGGCCGACGCTGCCGGGATCGGGGCGAACGGGTTGCTCATGCTGCCGTACTTCGCGGGGGAGCGGACGCCGATCGCGGACCCGGACGCGCGGGGTGTGATCGCGGGGTTGACCGTGCGGCACACCCGCGGCGACCTGTACCGGGCGACGCTCGAGGCGACGGCGTACGCGGTGCGGCACAACGTCGAGGTGCTGCGGGAGGCGGGAGTTCCGGTGCGCGAGCTGGTCGGGGCGGGCGGGGGACTGCTCGGGCGGCTCTGGCCGACGATCGTCAGCGACGTGACGGGTCTGCCGCAGACGATCCCGTCGGTGACCGTGGGGGCGTCCTACGGGTCGGCGTTCCTGGCGGCGGCGCTCGTGGCGGACGTCGACATCCGGCGGTGGAACCCGCCGGTGACGGTCATCGAGCCTGACCCCGACGCGCACGCGGCGTACGGGCCCGGGTACGAGGACTACCGCGAGCTCTACGAGGCGACGAAGTCGGTCGTGCACCGCCTGGCCGCGCGCGGTTGA
- a CDS encoding NADP-dependent oxidoreductase, which translates to MRTGSAVQYDRYGGFDVVELVDQERPEPGPGDVVVEVSVAGLNHIERFLREGRLQEFIDLEFPAHQGVDFAGVVRARGTEVRDLHVGDEVMGHAPHGGAHATWVTVPRGAVVKKPATMTFEVAGSLYLAGCTALSVVRGLRLGPDDTVVISAAAGGVGHIECQLARDAGATVIGLGSPRNHDALRQIGVLPVAYGDGEEGRITEIAEGRPITAFIDNLDGGDNAGLSERLGVAENRFVSSEDRRDLEIRFLRAPGDDSEAAEMLTTLGDLVERHKVQFIISGYYPFEYIVDAYEDLAEMHSRGKVVVGMQPVETGSRLHWYKSEKSRDLRDPVPRSEAS; encoded by the coding sequence AGCCGGGCCCCGGCGACGTGGTCGTCGAGGTCTCGGTCGCGGGCCTGAACCACATCGAGCGGTTCCTACGTGAGGGCCGCCTGCAGGAGTTCATCGACCTCGAATTCCCGGCACACCAGGGCGTCGACTTCGCCGGCGTGGTCCGAGCCCGCGGTACCGAGGTCCGCGACCTGCACGTCGGCGACGAGGTGATGGGCCACGCGCCGCACGGCGGAGCGCACGCCACGTGGGTCACCGTGCCCCGCGGCGCGGTGGTCAAGAAGCCCGCGACGATGACGTTCGAGGTGGCCGGGAGCCTGTACCTCGCCGGCTGTACGGCGCTGTCCGTCGTGCGGGGCCTGCGGCTCGGGCCCGACGACACCGTCGTGATCAGCGCGGCTGCCGGTGGCGTCGGTCACATCGAGTGCCAGCTCGCGCGCGACGCCGGTGCGACCGTCATCGGGCTCGGCAGCCCGCGCAACCACGACGCCCTGCGGCAGATCGGCGTGCTGCCGGTGGCCTACGGCGACGGTGAGGAAGGCCGCATCACCGAGATCGCCGAGGGGCGGCCGATCACCGCCTTCATCGACAACCTCGACGGAGGGGACAACGCGGGGCTCTCGGAGCGACTCGGTGTCGCGGAGAACCGGTTCGTGTCCAGCGAGGACCGGCGAGACCTCGAGATCCGGTTCCTCCGTGCACCGGGCGACGACTCCGAGGCGGCCGAGATGCTCACGACGCTCGGCGACCTGGTCGAACGACACAAGGTGCAGTTCATCATCTCCGGGTACTACCCGTTCGAGTACATCGTCGACGCGTACGAGGACCTCGCCGAGATGCACTCCCGCGGCAAGGTCGTCGTCGGCATGCAGCCCGTGGAGACCGGGTCGCGGCTGCACTGGTACAAGTCCGAGAAGTCCCGCGACCTGCGGGACCCCGTCCCGCGGTCGGAGGCCAGCTGA
- a CDS encoding ribose-5-phosphate isomerase, whose amino-acid sequence MTYRLVIGSDDAGFDYKEVIKQDLLADDRVSDVTDVGVDADGHTAYPHVAVDAARMVANGEADRAILICGTGLGVAISANKVPGIRAVTAHDSFSVERSVLSNDAQVLCMGQRVIGVELARRLAREWLGYEFDPASASASKVAAICEYDGSAPAGVDASA is encoded by the coding sequence ATGACGTACCGTCTCGTGATCGGCTCGGACGATGCCGGATTCGACTACAAGGAGGTCATCAAGCAGGACCTGCTGGCCGACGACCGGGTCTCGGACGTCACCGACGTCGGAGTGGACGCGGACGGGCACACCGCCTACCCGCACGTCGCCGTGGACGCTGCCCGGATGGTGGCGAACGGTGAGGCCGACCGTGCCATCCTGATCTGCGGCACCGGGCTCGGCGTCGCGATCAGCGCGAACAAGGTCCCCGGGATCCGGGCCGTCACCGCGCACGACTCGTTCAGCGTCGAGCGCTCGGTCCTGTCGAACGACGCCCAGGTCCTCTGCATGGGGCAGCGGGTCATCGGCGTGGAGCTCGCACGGCGCCTCGCTCGTGAGTGGCTGGGCTACGAGTTCGACCCCGCTTCCGCCAGCGCGTCGAAGGTCGCCGCGATCTGCGAATACGACGGCAGCGCCCCCGCCGGCGTCGACGCGTCCGCGTAG
- a CDS encoding dihydroxyacetone kinase family protein has translation MTTIHDDPDEFAEDQLAGWLVLYADRVRGVHGGVVALPTEGADPQVAVVVGGGSGHYPAFCGVVGPGFATGAVVGNIFTSPSTAQVYAVAKAADQGKGVVLSFGNYAGDTMNFGLAAERLNAEGIDTRIVIVTDDIASADEESKRRGIAGDFSVFKAMGAAAASGATLDEVERIGNASNAATRTIGVAFAGCTMPGATEPLFTVPDGHLGLGLGIHGEPGIEDVPLLRATELASLLVSRLLDDRPAGAGTRVAPILNGLGDTKYEELFLLWGRVLPLLRDAGIEVVEPEVGELVTSLDMGGCSLTLQWLDDELEALWRADAYTPAYRKVAAPVSALVPAEAVADAEEAATVVPEATDASRQAAQTVRSAVEAIDALLREHEEELGRIDAVAGDGDHGRGMVKGIGAARKAVDRVGQEAGVAFVLGRAGDAWAEFAGGTSGVLWGAALEAFGRSLGDDRDAYEASDVVAAAQAFADSIVHLGGASRGDKTLLDALLPFVAALDSSVTAGQSLASAWQGAAEVARDEAVKTADLTPKVGRARPLAEKSLGTPDAGATSMGMILTRVGEVLATRAADKEGTHA, from the coding sequence ATGACCACGATCCACGACGACCCGGACGAGTTCGCGGAGGACCAGCTCGCCGGCTGGCTCGTGCTGTACGCCGACCGGGTGCGCGGTGTCCACGGCGGCGTCGTCGCCCTGCCGACCGAGGGGGCGGATCCGCAGGTCGCGGTCGTCGTCGGCGGCGGATCCGGTCACTACCCCGCGTTCTGCGGCGTGGTCGGCCCCGGCTTCGCCACCGGCGCCGTCGTCGGCAACATCTTCACCTCGCCGTCGACCGCCCAGGTCTACGCGGTCGCCAAGGCCGCCGACCAGGGCAAGGGCGTCGTGCTGTCGTTCGGCAACTACGCCGGCGACACGATGAACTTCGGGCTCGCCGCCGAGCGGTTGAACGCCGAGGGCATCGACACGCGGATCGTGATCGTCACCGACGACATCGCGAGCGCGGACGAGGAGTCGAAGCGCCGCGGGATCGCCGGGGACTTCTCGGTGTTCAAGGCGATGGGCGCGGCCGCCGCCTCCGGCGCCACCCTCGACGAGGTCGAGCGCATCGGGAACGCGTCCAACGCGGCGACCCGCACGATCGGCGTCGCGTTCGCCGGCTGCACCATGCCCGGCGCGACCGAGCCGCTGTTCACCGTGCCGGACGGTCACCTCGGCCTCGGACTCGGCATCCACGGCGAACCCGGCATCGAGGACGTCCCACTCCTCCGCGCGACCGAGCTCGCGTCCCTGCTGGTGTCGCGGCTGCTCGACGACCGCCCCGCCGGAGCCGGCACGCGCGTCGCGCCGATCCTGAACGGCCTCGGCGACACGAAGTACGAAGAACTGTTCCTGCTCTGGGGCCGGGTGCTCCCGCTGCTCCGGGACGCCGGCATCGAGGTCGTCGAACCCGAGGTCGGCGAACTCGTGACGAGCCTCGACATGGGCGGCTGCTCCCTCACGCTGCAGTGGCTCGACGACGAGCTCGAAGCGCTGTGGCGCGCCGACGCGTACACGCCCGCGTACCGCAAGGTGGCGGCGCCGGTCAGCGCGCTCGTGCCGGCCGAGGCGGTGGCCGACGCCGAGGAGGCGGCGACCGTCGTGCCGGAGGCGACCGATGCCTCCAGGCAGGCGGCGCAGACGGTCCGCAGCGCGGTCGAGGCGATCGACGCACTCCTCCGTGAGCACGAGGAGGAACTCGGCCGGATCGACGCGGTCGCCGGTGACGGCGACCACGGTCGCGGCATGGTCAAGGGGATCGGTGCCGCCCGCAAGGCGGTCGACCGGGTCGGACAGGAGGCAGGGGTCGCCTTCGTCCTCGGACGCGCCGGTGACGCGTGGGCCGAGTTCGCGGGCGGCACCTCCGGGGTCCTGTGGGGTGCGGCGCTCGAGGCCTTCGGCCGCTCGCTCGGCGACGACCGGGACGCGTACGAGGCGTCGGACGTCGTGGCCGCCGCGCAGGCCTTCGCGGACTCGATCGTGCACCTCGGCGGGGCGTCGCGAGGGGACAAGACGCTCCTCGACGCACTGTTGCCGTTCGTCGCTGCGCTGGATTCCTCGGTCACGGCCGGCCAGTCGCTCGCTTCCGCATGGCAAGGCGCCGCGGAAGTGGCTCGTGACGAGGCCGTGAAGACCGCCGACCTCACGCCGAAGGTCGGGCGTGCCCGACCGCTGGCGGAGAAGAGCCTGGGGACACCCGACGCGGGTGCCACCTCGATGGGGATGATCCTGACGCGTGTCGGCGAGGTCCTCGCCACCCGTGCAGCAGACAAGGAAGGGACACACGCATGA
- a CDS encoding ATP-binding cassette domain-containing protein, whose product MSTTEPTAVDPVDQATAADLAIRTTGLQKVFRKQRAVDGIDLAVPRGSVFGFLGPNGSGKTTTIRMLLGLSSATAGSIEVLGEPMPRALHSVLPRVGALVEGPAFYPYLSGRANLSRFDAADPTSDPRTRKARVAGALDRVGLSHAADKKAHAYSLGMKQRLGLANALLSPRELLVLDEPTNGLDPQGTREVRNLIRSLADDGTTVFVSSHLLAEIEQVCTHAGVMRTGKLVAQGTLDDLRSAGARTVTVRTPDLGQAGAVLTRLGLTPRHEGGADVLVADLPHEVLPETIATELVRADVRIRGLAVGGGTLEDLFVALTGEGFDVAA is encoded by the coding sequence GTGAGCACGACCGAGCCCACGGCGGTGGACCCGGTCGACCAGGCGACCGCAGCGGACCTCGCGATCCGCACCACGGGTCTCCAGAAGGTCTTCCGCAAGCAGCGTGCGGTCGACGGCATCGACCTCGCCGTCCCGCGGGGATCCGTGTTCGGGTTCCTCGGGCCGAACGGATCCGGCAAGACGACCACCATCCGGATGCTCCTCGGGCTGTCGTCCGCGACCGCGGGGAGCATCGAGGTCCTCGGCGAACCGATGCCCCGTGCGTTGCACAGCGTGCTGCCGCGCGTCGGCGCGCTCGTCGAGGGACCGGCGTTCTACCCGTACCTGTCGGGCCGGGCCAATCTCAGCCGCTTCGACGCCGCCGACCCGACGTCCGACCCGCGCACCCGCAAGGCCCGCGTCGCCGGCGCACTCGACCGCGTCGGGTTGTCGCACGCCGCGGACAAGAAGGCGCACGCCTACTCACTCGGCATGAAGCAGCGGCTGGGGCTGGCGAACGCGCTGCTCTCGCCCCGTGAACTCCTGGTGCTCGACGAACCGACGAACGGCCTCGACCCGCAGGGCACGCGAGAGGTCCGGAACCTCATCCGTTCCCTGGCGGACGACGGCACGACGGTGTTCGTGTCGAGTCACCTGCTGGCCGAGATCGAGCAGGTCTGCACGCACGCCGGGGTGATGCGCACCGGCAAGCTCGTGGCGCAGGGCACCCTCGACGACCTCCGCTCCGCCGGCGCCCGCACGGTGACCGTCCGCACGCCGGACCTGGGTCAGGCGGGGGCGGTGCTCACCCGGCTCGGGCTCACCCCGCGGCACGAGGGCGGAGCAGACGTCCTCGTCGCCGACCTGCCACACGAGGTCCTGCCGGAGACGATCGCGACCGAACTCGTCCGTGCCGATGTCCGGATCCGCGGCCTCGCGGTCGGTGGCGGCACGCTCGAGGACCTCTTCGTCGCGCTCACCGGGGAGGGCTTCGATGTCGCAGCCTGA
- a CDS encoding outer membrane lipoprotein carrier protein LolA has translation MKKSAWLPAVIAPVVVAGAIAAPALANAASTPLAGSNPTAAEVIASVAKSSDAQYSGKLSQTSDLGLPELPTGSGGSSLEGNASDAISMLTSSHTARVYADGATKQRVQVTEQLAEQDLIRNGSDVWTWDSKEREATHVTLPSDAQKSFEDGTATPSDIATKAIDAITPSTKVAKPTSTTVAGHDAWQLVLTPKSSDNLVGSVQLAVDKQTGLPLRATVQAKGQSDPAFQVRFTSLQYGAPAARLFDFTPPSNAKVTTKDLSDVPTDHAGTGEHAFDRADAPTFAGSDWDTIAELPAGTADTSSAGADATALLDQLTKAVDGGRAIQTSLVSVYLTDDGRVLAGAVPVSSLVAAAK, from the coding sequence ATGAAGAAGTCCGCCTGGCTGCCAGCCGTCATCGCTCCGGTGGTCGTCGCCGGCGCCATCGCCGCTCCCGCCCTCGCCAACGCCGCGAGCACCCCGCTCGCCGGATCGAACCCGACCGCCGCCGAGGTGATCGCCAGCGTCGCGAAGTCCTCGGACGCGCAGTACTCCGGCAAGCTCTCGCAGACGAGCGATCTCGGACTCCCCGAGCTCCCCACCGGCTCCGGCGGATCGTCCCTCGAAGGCAACGCCTCCGACGCGATCAGCATGCTGACGTCATCGCACACCGCCCGCGTGTACGCCGACGGTGCGACGAAGCAGCGCGTGCAGGTCACGGAGCAGCTCGCCGAGCAGGACCTGATCCGCAACGGCAGCGACGTGTGGACCTGGGACTCGAAGGAGCGCGAAGCCACCCACGTGACCCTGCCGTCCGACGCGCAGAAGTCGTTCGAGGACGGCACGGCGACCCCGTCGGACATCGCGACGAAGGCCATCGACGCGATCACCCCGAGCACGAAGGTCGCGAAGCCGACCTCGACGACGGTCGCCGGGCACGACGCCTGGCAGCTCGTGCTCACCCCGAAGTCGTCCGACAACCTCGTCGGGAGCGTGCAGCTCGCCGTGGACAAGCAGACCGGCCTGCCGCTCCGCGCGACGGTGCAGGCGAAGGGGCAGTCCGACCCGGCGTTCCAGGTGCGCTTCACGAGCCTGCAGTACGGCGCCCCGGCGGCCCGGCTCTTCGACTTCACCCCGCCGTCGAACGCGAAGGTCACCACGAAGGACCTCTCCGACGTGCCGACGGACCACGCGGGCACGGGCGAGCACGCGTTCGACCGCGCGGACGCACCGACCTTCGCTGGTTCGGACTGGGACACCATCGCCGAACTCCCGGCGGGCACTGCGGACACCTCGTCCGCGGGCGCTGACGCGACCGCACTCCTCGACCAGCTGACCAAGGCGGTCGACGGTGGCCGGGCGATCCAGACCTCGCTCGTGTCGGTCTACCTCACGGATGACGGCCGCGTCCTCGCGGGCGCCGTGCCGGTGTCCTCCCTGGTCGCCGCCGCGAAGTGA
- a CDS encoding MFS transporter: MSTTTQRATGAPTAPRVEGRLDKMGIPRPLALGFLAVLVFMTGNGVESNFITPHMVAVLGSPEATVATIVTFYSLAALVGSYISGALADLIGPRKVMIIGFAVWVVFEVLFLIALGLGSVPFAAVTYAIRGFGYPLFAFAFLVWVNITTPVERNGSAVGWFYVAFTGGLPTLGSLFAIGAIPVFGGGTVGETGAMVASIGLVVIGFLILLFGVRLPNGFSRIAPEGESAWRVLTSGIRLTATRPKILMGFLVRLINTAPEFGMFVVLPAVIANERGWGQSRWLLMTVCVYATNILVNALFGWVGDKIGWQRTVKWFGIMGSAIGLVAWWYVPQLVPAGSTWGYVLSVIAGCVFGCLLAGFVPMGAIMPALAPEHKGAAMAMYTTAAGGAAFLGTGVVAAVLALGGGGQAVTWTFVGLYACAFVMIHFLKVPQGETGAHGRTSSQATSAH; encoded by the coding sequence TTGTCAACGACGACACAGCGTGCCACCGGCGCGCCCACTGCACCCCGGGTCGAGGGCCGCCTCGACAAGATGGGCATCCCGCGCCCGCTCGCCCTCGGCTTCCTCGCCGTCCTGGTCTTCATGACCGGGAACGGCGTCGAGTCGAACTTCATCACGCCGCACATGGTCGCGGTCCTCGGTTCGCCCGAGGCCACCGTCGCGACCATCGTGACGTTCTACAGCCTCGCGGCGCTGGTCGGCAGCTACATCTCCGGCGCCCTCGCCGACCTGATCGGGCCGCGCAAGGTGATGATCATCGGGTTCGCGGTCTGGGTGGTGTTCGAGGTCCTGTTCCTCATCGCGCTCGGCCTGGGCAGCGTGCCCTTCGCCGCCGTGACCTACGCGATCCGTGGCTTCGGGTACCCGCTCTTCGCCTTCGCCTTCCTGGTGTGGGTGAACATCACCACGCCGGTGGAGCGCAACGGCTCGGCCGTCGGCTGGTTCTACGTCGCCTTCACCGGCGGCCTGCCCACGCTCGGGTCGCTCTTCGCGATCGGCGCGATCCCGGTCTTCGGCGGCGGTACGGTCGGCGAGACCGGCGCGATGGTCGCCTCGATCGGCCTGGTCGTGATCGGCTTCCTGATCCTGCTGTTCGGCGTCCGGCTGCCGAACGGGTTCTCGCGGATCGCACCGGAGGGCGAGAGCGCCTGGCGCGTGCTGACGAGCGGCATCCGGCTGACCGCCACCCGCCCGAAGATCCTGATGGGCTTCCTCGTCCGCCTGATCAACACGGCGCCCGAGTTCGGCATGTTCGTCGTCCTGCCCGCCGTCATCGCGAACGAGCGCGGCTGGGGACAGAGCCGGTGGCTGCTCATGACGGTGTGCGTCTACGCGACGAACATCCTCGTGAACGCCCTGTTCGGCTGGGTCGGCGACAAGATCGGCTGGCAGCGCACCGTCAAATGGTTCGGCATCATGGGCTCCGCGATCGGCCTCGTCGCCTGGTGGTACGTCCCGCAGCTCGTCCCCGCCGGGTCGACCTGGGGCTACGTGCTCTCCGTGATCGCCGGGTGCGTGTTCGGCTGCCTGCTCGCCGGCTTCGTCCCGATGGGCGCGATCATGCCGGCGCTCGCCCCGGAGCACAAGGGCGCAGCGATGGCGATGTACACGACGGCTGCCGGCGGCGCGGCGTTCCTCGGCACCGGTGTCGTGGCAGCGGTCCTCGCCCTCGGTGGTGGCGGCCAGGCCGTGACGTGGACGTTCGTCGGCCTCTACGCCTGCGCGTTCGTGATGATCCACTTCCTCAAGGTCCCGCAGGGCGAGACGGGCGCGCACGGTCGAACGTCGTCCCAGGCCACGAGCGCACACTGA